In Patescibacteria group bacterium, the following are encoded in one genomic region:
- the def gene encoding peptide deformylase, protein MKIITYPNEILRMKTQTIENFSDIQKMVPEFVKTMLDHDGIGLAAPQIGKSIKLIAIQTKDGPKIFINPKITSKSLKKEIAEEGCLSLPKIFGKVKRAYKVTVKFQDENGNKNKITAKGLYARVLQHEIDHLDGILFIDKIIK, encoded by the coding sequence ATGAAGATTATTACTTATCCAAATGAAATCCTTAGAATGAAAACTCAAACAATTGAGAATTTTTCTGATATTCAAAAAATGGTTCCTGAATTTGTTAAAACTATGCTTGATCATGATGGTATTGGCTTAGCCGCTCCACAAATTGGAAAATCAATAAAATTAATTGCTATTCAAACTAAAGATGGACCAAAAATATTTATTAATCCAAAAATAACTTCTAAATCTTTAAAAAAAGAAATTGCTGAAGAAGGTTGTTTATCTTTACCTAAAATTTTTGGCAAAGTAAAAAGAGCCTACAAAGTTACAGTCAAATTCCAAGATGAAAATGGAAATAAAAACAAAATCACTGCCAAAGGACTTTATGCTCGTGTACTTCAGCATGAAATTGATCATCTCGACGGCATTCTATTTATAGATAAAATTATCAAATAA
- the thpR gene encoding RNA 2',3'-cyclic phosphodiesterase, producing MKKKRIFISLNVSLSIKRKIAKVQKNFADFNGVRWEPRKKLHITLHFLNYLDNNEIEKVKSVLSKIKLKIFIAKLADYDFFPSKKQPRVVVLRVNSCNEIETLQKIIGDELKKYKFFEPEKRKYKAHLTIGRIDKITEKEIRLIENEKISGSWRVNEIDLMESVLRGKLGSNYKTLKKFVLN from the coding sequence ATGAAAAAGAAGCGCATATTTATTTCATTAAATGTTTCTCTCAGTATAAAAAGAAAAATTGCAAAAGTGCAAAAGAATTTTGCTGATTTTAATGGTGTAAGATGGGAACCTCGAAAAAAGTTACATATTACATTGCATTTTCTGAACTATTTAGACAATAATGAAATTGAAAAAGTTAAAAGTGTCTTGTCAAAGATTAAATTGAAAATCTTTATAGCAAAATTAGCAGATTATGATTTTTTTCCAAGTAAGAAACAGCCAAGAGTAGTTGTTCTTCGAGTTAACAGTTGTAATGAAATTGAAACCTTGCAAAAAATCATTGGAGATGAATTGAAAAAGTATAAATTTTTTGAACCTGAAAAAAGAAAGTATAAAGCGCATTTGACTATTGGCAGAATTGATAAAATTACAGAAAAAGAAATTAGGTTGATTGAAAATGAAAAAATAAGTGGAAGTTGGCGAGTGAATGAAATTGATTTGATGGAAAGTGTGTTAAGGGGAAAGCTAGGATCTAATTATAAAACACTAAAGAAGTTTGTTTTAAACTAA
- the fmt gene encoding methionyl-tRNA formyltransferase: MLKNIKTIFFGTPDFAVPTLNSLIKGTNLIAVVTQPDKKVGRKQIFLPSPVKQIAIKNNIKVLQPQKIKENIEFINQIKDLNPDVIIVAAYGKIIPKDILNLPKYGCINIHASLLPKYRGASPIQTAILNGEKETGITIMVMNEKMDEGDIIAQKTEKIYNDDTSETLHNRLSKIGAEFLLKILPDYINKKITPKPQDNNQATYTRIIKKEDGKIDWQQNAKNILQQINAFYPWPSAYTFIDKKRFKITKASIINQDTKKQNGTIFIHENKIAVACFKNILVIDKWQPEGKKEIATSDYLRGNKNIINKIAI, from the coding sequence ATGTTAAAAAATATAAAAACAATTTTTTTTGGTACACCTGATTTTGCTGTCCCAACTTTGAATTCTCTAATAAAAGGAACAAACTTAATTGCAGTTGTAACTCAGCCAGACAAAAAAGTTGGCAGAAAACAAATATTTTTACCCTCACCAGTCAAACAGATTGCAATTAAAAATAATATTAAAGTTCTTCAACCTCAAAAAATAAAAGAAAATATAGAATTCATAAATCAAATTAAAGATCTTAATCCTGATGTTATTATTGTTGCAGCCTACGGAAAAATTATTCCAAAAGACATTTTAAATTTACCAAAATATGGTTGTATTAATATTCATGCCTCTTTATTACCAAAATATCGCGGTGCATCTCCAATTCAAACTGCAATTCTAAATGGAGAAAAAGAAACAGGCATCACAATTATGGTTATGAACGAAAAAATGGATGAAGGCGACATAATTGCACAAAAAACTGAAAAAATATATAATGATGATACCTCAGAAACATTGCATAATCGTTTATCAAAAATCGGTGCTGAATTTCTCCTAAAAATATTGCCTGATTATATTAATAAAAAAATTACTCCCAAGCCTCAAGATAATAATCAAGCAACTTACACAAGAATCATCAAAAAAGAAGATGGAAAAATTGATTGGCAACAAAATGCCAAAAATATTTTACAACAAATTAATGCTTTCTATCCTTGGCCTTCAGCCTATACTTTTATCGACAAAAAACGTTTCAAAATAACAAAAGCAAGTATAATCAATCAAGATACAAAAAAACAAAATGGCACAATATTTATTCATGAGAATAAAATCGCTGTTGCCTGTTTTAAAAACATTCTTGTTATAGATAAATGGCAACCAGAAGGAAAAAAAGAAATCGCAACTTCAGATTATTTACGAGGAAATAAAAATATTATAAATAAAATCGCTATATAA
- a CDS encoding carbohydrate kinase family protein, protein MKKVLVCGSLSFDYIMNFNDKFKNHILPDKIHMLNVCFGAEKLSKEFGGTAGNIAYNLNLLGVEPIIFATAGKDFADYKLWLAKNKIKANYINCHKKDYTASCYVIADLDDNQITIFHGGAMLHNHLSLKKIVKKEKTELAICAPDCHKGMLLHTKELQDMKIPYIFDPGQGIGGYTGDELSKMAKGSLCTILNDYEFSVFLQKTKLTKQQILNLTKYLIITLGPKGSEIYFNNKKYTIPIAKPKKVLDPTGAGDAYRAGLVFGLLNNFEADKMGKVGACASAYTVEKYGTQTHSFTLNNFKTRFNKNFKEKI, encoded by the coding sequence ATGAAAAAAGTTTTAGTATGCGGGTCATTGTCTTTTGATTACATTATGAATTTTAATGACAAATTCAAAAATCATATTTTGCCTGACAAAATTCATATGTTGAATGTTTGTTTTGGAGCTGAAAAATTATCTAAGGAATTTGGCGGAACTGCTGGTAATATTGCTTATAATCTTAATTTGTTGGGAGTTGAGCCAATTATTTTTGCAACAGCTGGAAAAGATTTTGCTGATTATAAACTTTGGTTAGCGAAAAACAAAATTAAAGCGAATTATATTAATTGTCATAAAAAAGATTATACAGCTTCTTGTTATGTAATTGCTGATTTGGATGATAATCAAATTACGATTTTTCATGGAGGAGCAATGTTACATAATCATTTATCTTTGAAGAAGATTGTTAAGAAAGAAAAAACAGAATTGGCGATTTGCGCGCCTGATTGTCATAAAGGAATGTTATTGCATACAAAAGAATTGCAGGATATGAAAATTCCTTATATTTTTGACCCTGGACAAGGAATTGGCGGTTATACTGGTGATGAATTGTCGAAAATGGCAAAAGGCTCATTATGCACTATTTTGAATGATTATGAATTCAGTGTTTTTTTGCAAAAAACTAAATTAACTAAACAGCAAATTCTAAATTTAACAAAATATTTGATTATTACATTAGGTCCAAAAGGATCAGAAATATATTTTAATAATAAGAAATATACAATTCCAATTGCAAAGCCAAAAAAGGTTTTGGATCCTACTGGTGCAGGTGATGCTTATCGTGCTGGATTAGTATTTGGTTTGCTAAATAATTTTGAAGCTGATAAAATGGGTAAAGTTGGAGCTTGTGCTTCAGCGTATACTGTTGAAAAATATGGGACGCAAACACATAGTTTTACCTTAAATAATTTTAAAACAAGATTTAATAAAAATTTTAAAGAAAAAATATGA
- the priA gene encoding primosomal protein N' — translation MSFNLYNIIPSIKLPPDKNQVFSYLSKENISLGQVVEIPFRGKTIKGIVYSLNNNNVQELGFKPKEIIKQVENINLTNKQIELAKWISEYYHTSVASVIKLMLPQAVNQRTKEKDVKSDTIAYPKLTKQQQIIFEKINSTKDFKVFLIHGVTGSGKTEIYLKLIEQQIKLDKQSIVLVPEISLTPQTINRFSQHFNQEQIAILHSKLSTGEKFTQWKKIKSNKAKIIIGPRSAIFAPIQNLGIIIIDEEHDSSYKQYDQNPRYHAREAAIKLANIFNTKVVLGSATPSIESYYMAEQNIYSLLKLPSRFTANSIMPKVEIVDMREEFKKRNFSIFSESLQKELETIIKNNRQALLYINRRGIATFVNCRDCGYVATCKNCDVPLTFHLYKQNNLSCHYCGYTTPTPISCPRCKSSAIKYFGTGTEKVEQELQKMYKYVRIFRMDSDTTRTKHSHAQIYNDFRLKKANILIGTQMIAKGWDLEGVDLVGVISSDVGLNLPDYKAQERTFQLLTQIAGRTGRGITPGKVIFQTYKPDSFVIKTASNHDFESFYKNEIKTRRDLDYPPFVKVIKLIYKNSDPDQAQHESANLANKLRKLLTLDFKLLTILGPAPSFFTKIQGRYIWQIIIKLKDLKFKDYILKQVPNDWIVDIDPESLL, via the coding sequence ATGTCATTTAATTTATATAATATTATTCCATCAATTAAATTACCTCCTGACAAAAATCAGGTTTTTTCTTATTTATCAAAAGAAAATATATCGCTAGGTCAAGTTGTTGAGATTCCTTTTCGTGGAAAAACAATAAAAGGTATCGTTTATTCACTGAACAATAATAATGTTCAAGAGCTTGGTTTTAAACCTAAAGAGATCATTAAACAAGTAGAAAATATTAATTTAACGAACAAGCAGATAGAACTTGCAAAATGGATTTCAGAATATTACCACACATCTGTTGCTTCTGTCATAAAGCTAATGTTGCCACAAGCTGTTAATCAAAGAACAAAAGAAAAAGATGTAAAATCAGATACTATCGCCTATCCAAAACTCACAAAACAACAACAAATAATATTTGAAAAAATAAATTCAACAAAAGATTTTAAAGTTTTTCTTATTCATGGAGTAACTGGTTCAGGCAAAACAGAAATTTATTTAAAATTAATTGAACAGCAAATAAAATTAGATAAACAATCAATTGTCTTAGTTCCAGAAATTTCTTTAACTCCACAAACAATCAATCGATTCTCCCAACATTTTAATCAAGAACAAATTGCAATTTTACATTCCAAATTATCAACTGGAGAAAAATTTACTCAATGGAAAAAAATAAAATCAAATAAAGCAAAAATAATTATTGGACCAAGATCAGCAATCTTTGCTCCCATTCAAAATTTAGGCATTATCATTATTGATGAAGAGCATGATTCATCATATAAACAATATGATCAAAATCCTCGTTACCATGCAAGAGAAGCAGCTATAAAATTAGCCAACATATTTAACACAAAAGTTGTCCTTGGATCAGCTACTCCAAGTATCGAATCATATTATATGGCTGAACAAAATATTTATTCACTACTAAAATTGCCTTCAAGATTCACCGCAAACTCAATAATGCCAAAAGTAGAAATTGTTGATATGCGAGAAGAATTCAAAAAGAGGAATTTCTCAATTTTTTCCGAAAGTTTGCAAAAAGAGCTAGAAACTATTATAAAAAATAATCGCCAAGCTCTGCTATATATAAATAGAAGAGGCATCGCCACATTTGTAAATTGTCGAGATTGCGGTTATGTTGCGACTTGCAAAAATTGCGATGTTCCTCTTACTTTTCATCTCTATAAACAAAATAATTTAAGCTGTCATTACTGTGGCTACACAACTCCCACACCGATTTCCTGTCCAAGATGCAAAAGTTCAGCTATAAAATATTTTGGCACTGGAACAGAAAAAGTTGAACAGGAGTTGCAAAAAATGTATAAATATGTTAGAATATTCAGGATGGATTCAGATACTACTCGCACCAAGCACTCGCATGCCCAAATTTACAATGATTTTAGGCTAAAAAAAGCCAATATCTTGATCGGTACGCAAATGATTGCCAAGGGCTGGGATCTTGAGGGAGTCGATCTTGTGGGCGTTATTTCTTCAGATGTTGGTTTGAATCTACCAGATTACAAAGCGCAAGAAAGAACCTTTCAACTTCTTACACAAATTGCTGGAAGAACTGGTAGAGGTATTACTCCTGGCAAAGTAATTTTTCAAACATATAAGCCAGATAGCTTTGTTATTAAAACTGCGTCCAATCATGATTTTGAAAGTTTCTACAAAAATGAAATTAAAACTCGTCGAGATCTTGATTATCCTCCATTCGTTAAAGTCATCAAGTTAATCTATAAAAATTCCGATCCAGACCAAGCCCAACACGAATCAGCGAATTTGGCAAACAAGCTTCGAAAACTTTTAACTTTAGACTTTAAACTTTTAACTATTTTAGGTCCTGCCCCATCGTTTTTTACAAAAATTCAAGGCCGATACATCTGGCAAATTATAATTAAACTTAAAGATCTAAAATTTAAAGATTATATCTTAAAACAAGTTCCTAATGATTGGATTGTTGATATCGATCCAGAGAGCTTACTTTAA
- the ahcY gene encoding adenosylhomocysteinase has translation MKSDVKDLELAKNGKKRIEWAESQMPVLNLIKERFKKEKPFSGMKIGACLHVTCETANLMRTIKAGGAEIVLCASNPLSTQDDVAASLTKDFGINTFAIKGEDKKTYYKHLNEVLDFKPAVTLDDGADLISLLHSKRKNQIKDILGSMEETTTGVIRLRAMEKDKALELPIIAVNDALTKHLFDNRYGTGQSTIDGIIRATGVLFAGQTVVVVGYGWCGRGFAMRSKGLGANVIVCEIDPIKAIEASMDGFMVMPMQKAASLGDIFCTLTGDLNVIAQNHFKKMKDGAIVCNSGHFNAEIDIEGLKKISKSSKLVNTFVEQYVLANGKKINLLAEGRLINLAAAEGHPASVMDMSFANQALCVEYVVKNYKSLESKVYSVPKEIDEKVARLKLDSMGIKIDKLTPEQKKYLNSWKMGT, from the coding sequence ATGAAATCAGATGTAAAAGATTTGGAGTTAGCGAAAAATGGAAAAAAGAGAATTGAATGGGCTGAGTCGCAAATGCCTGTTTTGAATTTAATTAAAGAAAGATTTAAGAAAGAAAAACCTTTTTCTGGCATGAAAATTGGCGCTTGTTTGCATGTAACTTGCGAGACAGCAAATTTAATGAGAACTATAAAAGCAGGCGGAGCAGAAATTGTTTTATGCGCATCCAATCCATTATCTACTCAGGATGATGTTGCAGCAAGTTTGACAAAAGATTTTGGGATTAACACTTTTGCAATAAAAGGTGAAGATAAGAAAACTTATTACAAACACTTAAATGAAGTTTTGGATTTTAAGCCAGCTGTGACTTTAGATGATGGAGCCGATTTGATTTCATTATTGCATTCAAAAAGAAAAAATCAGATTAAAGATATTTTAGGCAGTATGGAAGAGACAACAACTGGAGTTATTAGACTTCGAGCAATGGAAAAAGATAAGGCTTTAGAGCTTCCAATTATTGCTGTTAATGATGCTTTGACTAAGCATTTGTTTGATAATAGATATGGAACAGGTCAAAGTACGATTGATGGTATAATTAGAGCAACAGGTGTTCTTTTTGCAGGACAAACTGTTGTTGTTGTTGGATATGGCTGGTGTGGTAGGGGATTTGCAATGCGATCAAAAGGATTGGGTGCAAATGTAATAGTTTGTGAAATTGATCCAATTAAGGCGATTGAAGCAAGTATGGATGGATTTATGGTAATGCCAATGCAAAAAGCAGCAAGCTTGGGAGATATTTTTTGCACATTAACAGGTGATCTTAATGTAATTGCTCAAAATCATTTTAAGAAAATGAAAGATGGCGCAATTGTTTGCAACTCCGGACATTTTAATGCCGAAATTGATATTGAAGGGTTAAAGAAGATTTCAAAGAGCTCGAAATTAGTGAACACATTTGTTGAACAGTATGTTTTGGCGAATGGAAAAAAGATTAATTTACTTGCAGAAGGTAGATTGATTAATTTAGCTGCTGCCGAAGGTCATCCAGCAAGCGTAATGGATATGTCCTTTGCTAATCAGGCATTGTGCGTTGAATATGTTGTTAAAAATTATAAATCTCTTGAGTCAAAAGTTTATTCTGTGCCAAAAGAGATTGATGAAAAAGTAGCAAGATTAAAGCTAGATTCAATGGGTATCAAAATTGATAAATTGACTCCTGAGCAAAAGAAATACTTGAATTCATGGAAGATGGGAACTTAG
- a CDS encoding NAD(P)/FAD-dependent oxidoreductase has translation MRGLPRTNFLQTFKKQYFSKVMNQNKFYETIIIGAGPAGLSAAKTLAKQNKKVLVLEKNSEFGKKICAGGLTQKDINYFNIPISICDKSFNSAKIIVYRKIINLNQNEPYLYTVEREKLGSYLAEQAKKSGATILTSTKVISIQKNSLNTEKESYQFKYLIGADGANSLVRKFLKIPTTKLATTMQVRTNKLFKDFEIKIDTKLFGPHYAWIFPHQNHTRFGTATDQKYFSISKLRNNFFEWLNKNGITEKNIESFPINYDYRGMKFNNFFLIGEAGGFTNGLTGEGIFGALLSGQEAAKKIIDPNYKYSEKFNRLLEQKKFCEKFISLYKIKPMISLLYRLLPYYLRNENRKEKVINYFTK, from the coding sequence GTGCGAGGCTTGCCCCGTACCAATTTTCTGCAAACTTTTAAAAAGCAATATTTTTCCAAAGTTATGAATCAAAATAAATTTTATGAAACAATAATAATTGGTGCTGGCCCTGCCGGATTATCAGCAGCCAAAACTCTTGCAAAACAAAACAAGAAAGTATTAGTATTAGAAAAAAATTCAGAATTTGGCAAAAAAATTTGTGCTGGCGGTTTAACACAAAAAGATATAAACTATTTTAACATTCCAATATCAATTTGTGATAAAAGTTTCAATTCAGCAAAAATTATTGTTTACAGAAAAATAATCAATTTAAATCAAAACGAACCTTATCTCTATACTGTTGAACGTGAAAAACTAGGATCCTATCTAGCAGAACAAGCAAAAAAATCCGGAGCAACTATTCTAACTAGCACAAAAGTTATTTCTATTCAAAAAAACTCTCTAAATACTGAGAAAGAAAGTTATCAATTTAAATATTTAATTGGCGCAGATGGAGCAAACTCTCTAGTTCGAAAGTTCCTAAAGATACCAACTACCAAATTAGCGACTACGATGCAAGTCCGAACAAATAAATTGTTCAAAGATTTTGAAATCAAAATTGACACAAAACTATTTGGTCCTCACTATGCTTGGATCTTTCCACACCAAAATCACACTCGTTTTGGAACAGCAACAGATCAAAAATATTTTTCAATTTCAAAATTAAGAAACAATTTTTTTGAATGGCTAAACAAAAATGGCATTACAGAAAAAAATATTGAGTCATTTCCAATTAATTATGATTATCGAGGAATGAAATTTAATAACTTTTTTCTTATCGGTGAAGCAGGCGGATTCACTAATGGATTAACAGGTGAAGGAATCTTTGGCGCTCTCCTATCTGGTCAAGAAGCAGCAAAAAAAATTATTGATCCAAATTATAAATATAGTGAAAAATTTAACAGACTCTTAGAACAAAAAAAATTCTGTGAAAAATTTATCAGTCTGTATAAAATAAAACCAATGATATCGCTTTTATATAGGTTGCTTCCTTATTATCTTAGAAATGAAAACAGAAAAGAAAAAGTCATTAATTACTTTACAAAATAA
- a CDS encoding rhodanese-like domain-containing protein: protein MSEPYKASKKETIMLIFAVIIVVGGIIAIFVKPQWKLNIKPVKNSQTNLNESQSTIPTITASELKEKIDNQENIYILDVQSEQNYLTKHIPGSINIPYEQVEARIKEIPNNKEIITTCTNDNTCKTSTKAAELLSSKGLKNVKSFKEGVTGWEEQNYPIISGFDAIYKSINLDQLKQKIDNNEDIVILDIREKDSFDKSHIKNAINMPFEEVANRIKELPRNKELIVYDETGNRSKLIVESLTKKGFTQAINLINGYLDWQNKNYPIE, encoded by the coding sequence ATGTCAGAACCATATAAAGCAAGCAAAAAAGAAACGATCATGTTAATTTTCGCAGTAATTATCGTAGTTGGCGGCATTATTGCTATTTTTGTTAAACCTCAATGGAAATTAAATATCAAGCCAGTCAAAAATAGCCAAACAAATTTGAACGAATCACAATCTACAATACCAACAATTACTGCTTCAGAATTAAAAGAAAAAATTGACAATCAAGAAAACATTTATATTTTAGACGTTCAAAGTGAACAAAATTATTTAACCAAGCATATTCCTGGTTCAATAAATATTCCATATGAGCAAGTCGAAGCAAGAATAAAAGAAATTCCAAATAATAAAGAAATAATTACAACTTGTACTAATGATAATACCTGCAAAACTTCAACGAAAGCCGCTGAGCTACTATCGTCAAAAGGATTAAAAAATGTTAAAAGTTTCAAGGAAGGAGTAACAGGTTGGGAAGAACAAAATTATCCAATAATTTCTGGATTCGATGCAATTTATAAAAGCATTAATTTAGATCAATTAAAACAAAAAATTGATAATAACGAGGATATCGTTATTTTAGATATCAGAGAAAAAGATAGTTTTGACAAATCACATATCAAAAATGCAATTAATATGCCATTCGAAGAAGTAGCTAACAGAATAAAAGAATTGCCTAGAAACAAAGAATTAATTGTTTATGATGAAACAGGAAATAGAAGCAAATTGATTGTCGAAAGTCTAACTAAAAAAGGTTTTACGCAAGCAATTAATCTCATCAACGGTTACCTAGATTGGCAAAACAAAAATTACCCAATCGAATAA